The Mycobacterium seoulense genome has a window encoding:
- a CDS encoding DUF4389 domain-containing protein: MNASGEFITVRGDFDAPSRWRWLLKWCVLAVPHYPILIGLYLVYPLSTVVAGVVILCTGRYPRPIFDFNVGVLRWSWRVMNFRFPMNSTDAYPPFTLASRPDYPADLQVEYPQRLRNRAVLVKWLLAIPHVLLCWSMEPLLQVLCVIAAVSLLCTGTIPAGMFDLLLGIVRWRYRVAVYVSLMRDEYPPFRMDLGSQ, encoded by the coding sequence ATGAACGCCTCGGGCGAATTCATCACGGTACGGGGTGATTTCGACGCGCCCTCGCGCTGGCGCTGGCTGTTGAAGTGGTGCGTGCTGGCGGTCCCGCACTACCCCATATTGATCGGGCTCTATCTGGTCTATCCCTTGTCCACCGTGGTCGCCGGCGTCGTCATCTTGTGCACCGGGCGATATCCGCGGCCCATCTTCGACTTCAACGTCGGCGTGCTGCGCTGGTCGTGGCGGGTGATGAATTTCAGGTTCCCGATGAACAGCACGGACGCCTATCCGCCTTTCACACTCGCGTCGCGGCCCGACTATCCCGCTGACCTGCAGGTCGAGTATCCGCAGCGGCTGAGGAACCGGGCCGTGTTGGTGAAGTGGCTGCTCGCCATCCCGCACGTCCTGCTGTGCTGGTCGATGGAGCCCCTGCTGCAGGTGCTGTGCGTGATCGCCGCGGTGTCGTTGTTGTGCACCGGGACCATCCCGGCGGGGATGTTCGATCTCCTGCTGGGCATCGTCCGTTGGCGCTACCGGGTGGCCGTGTACGTGTCCCTGATGCGCGACGAATACCCGCCGTTCCGAATGGATCTGGGGAGCCAGTGA
- the map gene encoding type I methionyl aminopeptidase, translated as MNPLARLRSRKVVAPRTADELDAMAAAGAVVAAALQAVRAAAVPGVSTLGLDQIAESVIREAGAIPSFLGYHGYPASICASVNERVVHGIPSAAEILAPGDLVSIDCGAVLDGWHGDAAITFGVGTLDAADQALCDATRESLEAGIAAMVPGNRLTDVSHAIETGTRAAADRHGRAFGIVEGYGGHGIGRHMHMDPFLPNEGSPGRGPLLAPGSVLAIEPMLTLGTGKTVVLDDEWTVTTADGSRAAHWEHTVAVTEAGPRILTLP; from the coding sequence GTGAATCCGCTGGCGCGGCTGCGGAGTCGCAAAGTCGTGGCACCGCGCACCGCCGATGAACTGGACGCGATGGCCGCGGCGGGCGCCGTGGTCGCGGCCGCGCTACAGGCCGTGCGGGCGGCCGCGGTTCCCGGGGTCTCGACGCTGGGCCTCGACCAGATCGCCGAGTCGGTGATTCGGGAGGCGGGCGCGATCCCGTCGTTCCTGGGCTATCACGGGTACCCCGCGTCGATCTGCGCGTCGGTCAACGAGCGGGTGGTGCACGGGATCCCCTCGGCCGCAGAGATCCTGGCGCCCGGGGACCTGGTGTCCATCGACTGCGGAGCGGTGCTGGACGGCTGGCACGGCGATGCCGCGATCACGTTCGGCGTCGGCACCCTCGACGCCGCCGACCAGGCGCTCTGCGACGCCACCAGGGAATCGCTGGAAGCCGGTATCGCGGCGATGGTCCCGGGCAACCGGCTGACCGACGTCTCGCACGCCATCGAAACCGGAACGCGCGCGGCCGCGGACCGGCACGGGCGCGCGTTCGGGATCGTGGAGGGCTACGGCGGCCACGGCATCGGCCGGCACATGCACATGGACCCGTTCCTGCCCAACGAAGGTTCGCCCGGGCGGGGCCCGCTGCTGGCCCCCGGGTCGGTGCTGGCCATCGAACCGATGCTGACCCTCGGGACGGGCAAGACCGTGGTGCTCGACGACGAGTGGACCGTCACCACCGCCGACGGGTCGCGTGCGGCACACTGGGAACATACGGTTGCGGTCACCGAGGCAGGACCGCGCATCCTGACCTTGCCTTAG
- a CDS encoding class I SAM-dependent methyltransferase yields the protein MTRRNPLFPYVYRFGQPVFDRLFYHRYRRAALSNATGRLLMLGLGPGTDLRFLPPTVTSVAAVEPEAPFRRMASRLADRRGIAVDIVEGTGESIPFPDNSFDSVHIGLVLCSVDDVAATLGEIRRVLTPGGRLVVLEHVRGEGATGRLQDLVSKPWSWLAAGCEPNRRTLDSIVAAGFDTTALRSIPRTPVPFPCKPHLQGFAVLIPR from the coding sequence GTGACCCGTCGGAATCCATTGTTCCCGTACGTGTACCGGTTCGGTCAGCCGGTCTTCGACCGGCTGTTCTATCACCGGTATCGGCGTGCGGCGCTGAGCAACGCAACCGGCCGGCTGCTGATGCTCGGCCTGGGGCCGGGCACCGACTTGCGGTTCCTGCCGCCCACGGTGACCTCGGTCGCCGCCGTCGAGCCCGAGGCGCCGTTTCGTCGGATGGCGTCCCGCCTTGCCGATCGGCGCGGCATCGCCGTCGACATCGTCGAGGGGACCGGTGAGTCGATTCCCTTCCCGGACAACAGCTTCGACTCGGTCCATATCGGCCTGGTGTTGTGTTCGGTCGACGACGTGGCCGCCACCCTCGGCGAGATCCGGCGCGTCCTGACACCCGGAGGCAGGCTGGTCGTCCTCGAGCACGTGCGTGGGGAGGGCGCGACGGGCCGGTTGCAGGATCTGGTCTCCAAGCCGTGGTCGTGGCTGGCCGCCGGTTGCGAGCCGAACCGGCGAACCCTGGATTCCATCGTCGCGGCCGGATTCGACACCACGGCGCTTCGTAGCATCCCGCGCACGCCGGTGCCCTTCCCGTGCAAGCCCCACCTGCAGGGGTTCGCCGTCCTCATTCCACGCTGA
- a CDS encoding NAD(P)-dependent oxidoreductase has protein sequence MTSRPRALVTAPLRGPGFAKLAELADVVYDPWIEQTPLRIYSAEQLADRIAAEAADVLVVEGDSVAGPVLEQGLRAIASTRGDPNNVDIAAATAAGVPVLNTPGRNADAVAEMTVALLLAATRRLLPADADVRSGNIFRDGSIPYQRFRAWEIAGRTVGLVGLGAVGRATRWRLAGLGMRVIAHDPYNDEARHGLDELLAEADVVSLHAPVTDDTVGMIGAPQFAAMRDGVVFLNTARAQLHDTDALVDALRGGKVAAAGLDHFVGEWLPTDHPLVGMPDVVLTPHIGGATWNTEARQAQMVADDLEALLSGKTPAHIVNPEVLA, from the coding sequence GTGACGTCAAGACCGCGCGCCTTGGTGACCGCCCCGCTGCGGGGGCCGGGCTTCGCCAAGCTCGCCGAACTGGCCGATGTGGTCTACGACCCCTGGATAGAGCAGACCCCGCTGCGGATCTACAGCGCCGAGCAACTGGCCGACCGCATCGCGGCCGAGGCCGCCGATGTCCTTGTGGTGGAAGGCGACTCGGTGGCCGGGCCGGTGCTCGAGCAGGGGCTGCGCGCGATCGCGTCCACCCGGGGTGACCCCAACAACGTCGACATCGCCGCGGCCACGGCCGCCGGTGTCCCGGTGCTCAACACCCCGGGCCGCAACGCCGACGCGGTCGCCGAGATGACGGTGGCGCTGCTGCTGGCCGCCACCCGCCGGCTGCTGCCTGCGGACGCGGATGTCCGCAGCGGCAACATCTTTCGCGACGGCAGCATCCCATATCAGCGATTCCGCGCCTGGGAGATCGCCGGGCGCACCGTCGGCCTAGTGGGCCTGGGCGCGGTCGGGCGCGCCACCCGGTGGCGGCTGGCCGGGCTGGGCATGCGGGTCATCGCTCACGACCCGTACAACGACGAGGCGCGGCACGGACTCGACGAGCTGCTGGCCGAGGCGGACGTCGTCTCGCTGCACGCGCCCGTCACCGACGACACGGTCGGCATGATCGGGGCGCCGCAGTTCGCCGCCATGCGCGACGGCGTGGTCTTCCTCAACACCGCGCGCGCCCAGCTGCACGACACCGACGCGCTCGTCGACGCGCTGCGCGGCGGCAAAGTGGCGGCCGCCGGCCTGGACCACTTCGTCGGCGAATGGCTGCCCACCGACCACCCGCTGGTCGGCATGCCCGATGTCGTGCTGACGCCCCACATCGGCGGCGCCACGTGGAACACTGAGGCTCGGCAGGCGCAAATGGTGGCCGACGATCTGGAGGCGCTGCTGTCCGGCAAAACGCCCGCCCACATCGTCAACCCGGAGGTGCTGGCGTGA
- the secY gene encoding preprotein translocase subunit SecY, giving the protein MLSAFISSLRTVDLRRKILFTLGIVVLYRLGAALPSPGVNFPNVQQCIKEASGGAAGQIYSLINLFSGGALLKLTVFAVGVMPYITASIIVQLLTVVIPRFEELRKEGQSGQAKMTQYTRYLAIALAILQATSIVALAANGGLLQGCSLDIIADQSIFTLVVIVMVMTAGAALVMWMGELITERGIGNGMSLLIFVGIAARIPSEGKTILDSRGGAIFAAVCVAALVIIVGVVFVEQGQRRIPVQYAKRMVGRRMYGGTSTYLPLKVNQAGVIPVIFASSLIYIPHLITQLIRSGSGGVGNSWWDKFVGSYLSDPSDPIYISIYFGLIIFFTYFYVSITFNPDERADEMKKFGGFIPGIRPGKPTADYLRYVLSRITLPGSIYLGAISVLPNLFLQIGNGGAVQNLPFGGTAVLIMIGVGLDTVKQIESQLMQRNYEGFLK; this is encoded by the coding sequence GTGCTTTCGGCTTTCATCTCATCGCTGCGGACAGTCGACCTGAGACGGAAGATACTCTTCACGCTGGGCATCGTCGTTCTCTATCGGCTGGGCGCCGCTTTGCCGTCCCCCGGCGTCAACTTCCCGAACGTCCAGCAGTGCATCAAGGAGGCCAGCGGCGGCGCGGCCGGGCAGATCTATTCGCTGATCAACCTGTTCTCCGGTGGTGCGCTGCTGAAATTGACGGTGTTCGCGGTCGGGGTGATGCCCTACATCACCGCCAGCATCATCGTGCAGCTGCTCACGGTGGTCATCCCGCGGTTCGAGGAGCTGCGCAAGGAAGGCCAGTCCGGCCAGGCCAAGATGACGCAGTACACCCGGTACCTGGCCATCGCGCTGGCCATCCTGCAGGCGACCAGCATCGTGGCGCTGGCGGCCAACGGCGGCCTGCTCCAGGGCTGCTCGCTGGACATCATCGCCGACCAGAGCATCTTCACGCTGGTGGTCATCGTGATGGTGATGACGGCCGGCGCGGCGCTGGTGATGTGGATGGGTGAGCTGATCACCGAGCGCGGCATCGGCAACGGCATGTCGTTGCTGATCTTCGTCGGCATCGCGGCGCGCATTCCGTCCGAGGGCAAGACCATCCTGGACAGCCGCGGCGGGGCCATCTTCGCCGCCGTCTGCGTCGCCGCCCTGGTCATCATCGTCGGCGTGGTGTTCGTCGAGCAGGGGCAGCGCCGCATCCCCGTGCAGTACGCCAAGCGCATGGTGGGCCGCCGGATGTACGGCGGGACGTCGACCTACCTGCCGCTCAAGGTGAACCAGGCCGGCGTCATCCCGGTCATCTTCGCGTCGTCGCTCATCTACATTCCGCACCTGATCACCCAGCTGATCCGCAGCGGCAGCGGTGGGGTGGGCAACAGCTGGTGGGACAAGTTCGTCGGCAGTTACCTGTCCGACCCCAGCGACCCCATCTACATCAGCATCTACTTCGGCCTGATCATTTTCTTCACGTACTTCTACGTGTCGATCACGTTCAACCCCGACGAGCGTGCCGACGAAATGAAGAAGTTCGGCGGGTTCATCCCCGGCATCAGGCCGGGCAAGCCCACCGCCGACTACCTGCGTTATGTGCTGAGCCGGATTACCCTGCCGGGCTCGATCTACCTCGGCGCGATCTCGGTGCTGCCCAATTTGTTCCTGCAAATCGGCAACGGCGGAGCGGTTCAGAATTTGCCGTTCGGCGGTACCGCGGTTTTGATCATGATCGGGGTTGGCTTGGATACGGTCAAACAGATCGAGAGCCAGCTCATGCAGCGCAACTATGAAGGGTTCCTCAAGTGA
- a CDS encoding GNAT family N-acetyltransferase, whose protein sequence is MTDHDRTAARREIADALLKALERRHEIADVVVDSENKAAAVEAIVRLLDTSHVAAEAVMGMSFDQLTIDSRRKILAELEDLNKQLSFTLGERPASSGETLELRPFSAEKDRDIFAARTEDMGAAGDGSGGPAGNVDDEISAALGRLDDEEAAWFVAVDSGEKVGMVFGELLGGEVNVRIWIHPEHRKKGYGTAALRKSRTEMAWCFPAVPMVVRAPSARPA, encoded by the coding sequence ATGACAGACCACGACCGCACAGCCGCCCGCCGCGAGATCGCCGATGCCTTGTTGAAAGCCCTTGAGCGGCGGCATGAAATCGCCGATGTCGTGGTGGACTCCGAGAACAAGGCGGCCGCGGTCGAGGCGATCGTCCGCCTGCTGGACACCTCGCACGTCGCCGCCGAGGCGGTCATGGGGATGTCGTTCGATCAGCTCACCATCGACTCGCGCCGCAAGATCCTGGCCGAACTCGAGGACCTCAACAAGCAGCTCAGCTTCACCCTCGGCGAGCGCCCGGCCAGCTCGGGGGAGACCCTCGAGCTGCGGCCCTTCTCCGCCGAGAAGGACCGCGACATCTTCGCCGCCCGCACCGAGGACATGGGCGCCGCCGGGGACGGCTCCGGCGGGCCGGCCGGCAATGTCGACGACGAGATCAGCGCGGCGCTCGGACGCCTCGACGACGAGGAGGCCGCCTGGTTCGTGGCCGTCGACTCGGGCGAGAAGGTGGGGATGGTGTTCGGCGAGCTGCTCGGCGGCGAGGTGAACGTGCGGATCTGGATTCACCCCGAGCACCGCAAGAAGGGTTACGGCACCGCCGCGCTGCGCAAGTCGCGCACCGAGATGGCGTGGTGCTTCCCGGCCGTGCCGATGGTGGTGCGTGCGCCGTCCGCCAGGCCCGCCTGA
- a CDS encoding sigma-70 family RNA polymerase sigma factor, with protein sequence MARVAGASRASGAAEAALMKALYDEHAAVLWRYALRLTGDASQSEDVVQETLLRAWQHPEVVGDTERSARAWLFTVARNLIIDDRRSARFRNVVGSTDEAGAPERSTPDEVNAALDRLLIADAMVQLSDEHRAVIDRSYYRGWTTAQIAADLGIAEGTVKSRLHYAVRALRLTLQELGVTR encoded by the coding sequence GTGGCCCGTGTGGCAGGTGCTTCGAGGGCGTCCGGGGCTGCCGAAGCCGCCCTGATGAAGGCGCTCTACGACGAGCACGCGGCGGTCTTGTGGCGTTACGCGCTCCGGTTGACCGGGGACGCGAGCCAGTCCGAGGACGTCGTGCAGGAGACATTGCTGCGGGCCTGGCAGCATCCGGAGGTCGTCGGGGACACGGAGCGTTCGGCGCGGGCCTGGCTGTTCACCGTCGCCCGCAACCTGATCATCGACGACCGGCGCAGCGCGCGGTTCCGCAACGTCGTCGGTTCGACGGACGAGGCGGGCGCGCCGGAACGGTCCACGCCGGATGAGGTGAACGCGGCCCTGGACAGGCTGCTGATAGCCGACGCGATGGTGCAACTGTCCGACGAGCACCGGGCCGTGATCGACCGCTCCTACTACCGCGGATGGACCACCGCGCAGATTGCTGCTGACCTCGGGATCGCCGAGGGGACCGTGAAGTCGCGATTACACTACGCCGTGCGGGCGTTGCGGCTCACTCTGCAGGAACTTGGGGTCACCCGCTGA
- a CDS encoding adenylate kinase, translating into MRVVLLGPPGAGKGTQAQKLSEKLGIPQISTGELFRSNIENGTKLGLEAKRYLDAGDLVPSELTNQLVDDRLSDPDAANGFILDGYPRSTEQAKALHQMLENRGTDIDAVLEFRVSQEELLERLKSRGRADDTDDVILNRMKIYRDETAPLLEYYRDELKTVDAVGTMDEVFARALRALGR; encoded by the coding sequence GTGAGAGTCGTTTTGCTGGGACCGCCCGGGGCGGGTAAGGGGACGCAGGCCCAGAAGCTCTCCGAAAAGCTCGGGATCCCGCAGATCTCCACCGGTGAACTGTTCCGCAGCAATATCGAGAACGGGACCAAACTCGGCCTGGAAGCCAAGCGCTACCTGGACGCCGGCGACCTGGTGCCCTCGGAACTGACCAACCAGCTCGTCGACGACCGTCTGAGCGATCCCGACGCGGCCAACGGTTTCATCCTGGACGGGTATCCGCGGTCGACGGAGCAGGCCAAAGCGCTGCACCAGATGCTCGAGAACCGGGGCACCGACATCGACGCCGTCCTGGAGTTCCGCGTCTCGCAGGAGGAGTTGCTGGAGCGGCTCAAGTCGCGCGGCCGCGCCGACGACACCGACGATGTCATCCTGAACCGGATGAAGATCTACCGCGACGAGACGGCGCCGCTGCTGGAGTACTACCGGGACGAGCTGAAGACGGTTGACGCGGTCGGCACGATGGACGAAGTGTTCGCCCGTGCCCTGCGAGCGCTGGGCAGGTAA
- a CDS encoding xylulokinase: MSREDVTIGIDVGSTAVKAVAADADGRVTARTRIPHQLRVPTPERLEHDADEAWRRGPVAALARLDRPDAKAVAVSAMVPSLTAVDAAGVPVTPGLLYGDERGRTPERQAPPLPALGEAAEFLRWTAAAAPGAAGYWPAPAVANHALAGEAVIDFATAATAYPLFDGTGWNPEACAERGARPDQMPRVESLGAAVGQVRDSGAALAIGAIDALCEQIVAGADRDGDVLVQCGTTLIVWTTIAEARQVPGLWTIPHTAAGKSLIGGASNAGGLFLGWVDRVVAPGDPAAAQPGRVPVWSPYIRGERTPFHDPDRRAVLDALDLTHDAAALRRAAYEASGFVVRQLIELSGAPVARIVATGGGTRVGPWMQAIADATGRPVEVSGVPEGAALGAAFLARMAAGLETSITDAARWARTERVIEPDPGWAVAVQDRYRRFLELGNRRCSALPPPASRLVQ, from the coding sequence GTGTCACGCGAAGACGTCACAATCGGCATCGACGTCGGCAGCACCGCGGTCAAGGCGGTCGCCGCCGACGCCGACGGCCGGGTGACGGCGCGGACGCGGATCCCGCACCAGTTGCGGGTGCCGACGCCCGAGCGGCTCGAACACGACGCCGACGAGGCGTGGCGGCGGGGACCCGTGGCGGCGCTCGCGCGGCTGGACCGCCCCGACGCGAAGGCGGTGGCCGTCTCGGCGATGGTGCCCTCGCTCACGGCCGTCGACGCCGCGGGCGTGCCGGTGACGCCGGGGCTGCTGTACGGCGACGAACGGGGCCGCACCCCGGAACGGCAGGCGCCGCCGCTGCCGGCGCTGGGTGAGGCCGCCGAGTTCCTGCGCTGGACGGCGGCGGCGGCGCCCGGCGCTGCCGGGTACTGGCCGGCGCCCGCGGTGGCCAACCACGCGCTGGCGGGGGAGGCGGTGATCGACTTCGCCACCGCCGCGACCGCGTACCCGCTGTTCGACGGGACCGGCTGGAACCCCGAGGCGTGCGCCGAGCGGGGCGCGCGGCCCGACCAGATGCCGCGCGTGGAGAGCTTGGGGGCCGCGGTGGGGCAGGTGCGCGACAGCGGCGCCGCGCTGGCGATCGGCGCGATCGACGCGCTCTGCGAGCAGATCGTGGCCGGCGCCGACCGCGACGGCGACGTGCTGGTGCAGTGCGGCACCACGTTGATCGTGTGGACCACCATCGCCGAGGCGCGCCAGGTGCCGGGCCTGTGGACCATCCCGCACACGGCCGCGGGCAAGAGCCTGATCGGCGGGGCCAGCAATGCCGGCGGGCTGTTCCTCGGCTGGGTCGACCGCGTGGTGGCGCCCGGCGACCCGGCCGCCGCGCAGCCCGGACGGGTGCCGGTGTGGTCGCCCTATATCCGCGGGGAGCGCACCCCGTTCCACGACCCGGATCGCCGCGCGGTGCTCGACGCCCTGGACCTCACCCACGACGCGGCCGCCCTGCGCCGCGCCGCCTACGAGGCGTCGGGCTTCGTGGTCCGCCAGCTGATCGAGCTCAGCGGGGCGCCGGTGGCGCGCATCGTCGCCACGGGCGGCGGCACCCGCGTCGGGCCGTGGATGCAGGCCATCGCCGACGCCACCGGGCGGCCCGTCGAGGTGTCCGGTGTGCCCGAGGGCGCGGCGCTGGGTGCGGCCTTCCTCGCGCGCATGGCGGCCGGATTGGAGACCTCGATCACCGACGCCGCGCGCTGGGCCCGCACCGAGCGCGTCATCGAACCGGACCCCGGTTGGGCGGTCGCGGTCCAGGACCGGTACCGGCGATTCCTGGAACTGGGAAACCGCCGTTGTAGCGCGCTACCACCCCCGGCTTCTAGGCTGGTGCAATGA
- a CDS encoding class I SAM-dependent methyltransferase yields MTRTDQDSWDLASSVGATATMVAAARALASANTDPIIDDPFAAPLVRAVGLEFFRGLVDGEMAPTDAQDGERDLQLETDSIAVRTRFFDDFFLNAARDGVRQSVILAAGLDARAYRLSWPPGSVVYEVDQPKVVEFKTAAMAQLGATPTADRRTVSVDLRDDWPEALRRSGFDPTRPTSWSAEGLLMYLPPEAQDKLFDNVTELSAPGSKLATEFHGDSGRTMTERAKQFNERWANLGCDIDLSGLFFDGERSNVVDYLTARGWHVTTRERREYFADYGLVFPDDETSQLRNIVAVTATLS; encoded by the coding sequence ATGACACGCACTGACCAAGACAGCTGGGACCTGGCCTCCAGCGTCGGTGCGACGGCCACGATGGTCGCCGCGGCGCGCGCGCTGGCCAGCGCGAACACCGACCCGATCATCGACGACCCGTTCGCGGCACCCCTGGTGCGGGCGGTCGGCCTGGAATTCTTCCGCGGCCTGGTCGACGGTGAGATGGCGCCGACGGACGCCCAAGACGGCGAGCGGGACCTGCAGCTGGAAACCGATTCGATCGCCGTGCGCACCCGCTTCTTCGACGATTTCTTTTTGAACGCCGCCCGCGACGGCGTCCGCCAGTCGGTGATCCTGGCCGCCGGCCTCGACGCCCGCGCGTACCGCTTGAGCTGGCCGCCCGGAAGCGTCGTCTACGAGGTCGACCAGCCCAAGGTCGTCGAATTCAAGACCGCCGCCATGGCGCAGCTGGGCGCCACCCCCACCGCCGACCGGCGCACCGTCAGCGTCGACCTGCGCGACGACTGGCCGGAAGCGTTGCGGCGCAGCGGGTTTGACCCGACACGGCCGACGTCGTGGAGCGCCGAGGGCCTGCTCATGTACCTGCCGCCCGAGGCCCAGGACAAGCTGTTCGACAACGTCACCGAGCTCAGCGCCCCGGGCAGCAAGCTGGCCACCGAATTCCACGGCGACTCGGGCCGGACGATGACCGAACGCGCGAAGCAGTTCAACGAGCGGTGGGCCAACCTGGGCTGCGACATCGACCTCTCGGGATTGTTCTTCGACGGCGAGCGCAGCAATGTCGTGGACTACCTGACCGCTCGGGGCTGGCACGTGACCACCCGGGAGCGGCGGGAGTACTTCGCCGACTACGGGCTCGTCTTCCCCGACGACGAGACCTCGCAGCTGCGCAACATCGTCGCCGTCACCGCGACACTGAGCTAG
- a CDS encoding FAD-dependent oxidoreductase, with product MSSHQRPLRALVVGAGVGGISVARGLLRDGHDVTVFERRPDVRAPGGAVTIWSNGEMVLRQLGVEMDGAGQLLSTVRALTSTGRPLATLDVSAIADRLGAPVRMVPRRILLERLLDGFPADRIRCDSHAIALAATPDGVRVEFGDGSSAEGDLLIGADGLHSMVREGVGGRAAKPTGWCSWQGLIRLAEIPNKDTALMVIGERGNLGLWPAGSSEVQWWFDLPWSCDFVRPQRPIQTLRSHFTGWSDSVDRVLAALTDDDLAPSPYPHFRHPMPPAGRGPVTLLGDAAHTMPPTLAQGANQALLDTMVLCKALSDLPGNGDVVSALRWYEKTRRRKVMAVSRVASLPVSHGEVVLRPAALIPDRLQARALTMFLRWTSHRRMSGEISREVGAATAGRSSP from the coding sequence ATGTCCAGCCACCAGCGTCCGCTCCGGGCCCTGGTGGTGGGCGCCGGGGTCGGCGGCATTTCGGTGGCCCGGGGGTTGTTGCGCGACGGACATGACGTCACCGTCTTCGAGCGGCGGCCGGACGTGCGGGCGCCCGGCGGCGCCGTGACGATCTGGTCAAACGGCGAAATGGTGCTTCGGCAACTCGGCGTGGAGATGGACGGGGCCGGTCAGCTGCTGTCCACCGTGCGGGCCCTGACGTCCACGGGACGCCCGCTCGCCACGCTGGACGTGTCCGCGATCGCGGATCGGCTCGGCGCGCCCGTCCGCATGGTGCCGCGCCGGATCCTGCTGGAACGGTTGCTGGACGGCTTTCCGGCCGACCGCATCCGGTGCGACTCCCACGCGATCGCGTTGGCCGCCACGCCCGACGGGGTGCGGGTGGAGTTCGGCGACGGCAGCTCGGCCGAGGGGGATCTGTTGATCGGAGCCGACGGCCTGCACTCGATGGTCCGGGAGGGCGTCGGCGGCCGGGCGGCGAAGCCCACCGGCTGGTGCAGCTGGCAGGGGCTCATCAGACTTGCGGAGATCCCGAACAAGGACACCGCGCTGATGGTCATCGGCGAGCGGGGAAACCTTGGCCTGTGGCCGGCCGGTAGCTCCGAGGTGCAGTGGTGGTTCGACCTGCCCTGGTCGTGTGACTTCGTGCGGCCGCAACGTCCGATCCAGACCCTCCGGTCTCATTTCACCGGGTGGTCCGACTCCGTCGATCGGGTGCTGGCGGCGTTGACCGACGACGATCTGGCGCCGTCGCCGTACCCGCATTTCCGGCATCCGATGCCCCCGGCGGGCCGGGGCCCGGTCACGTTGCTCGGGGATGCCGCCCATACGATGCCGCCCACCCTGGCGCAGGGCGCCAACCAGGCTCTGCTCGACACGATGGTGCTGTGCAAGGCGCTGTCGGATCTGCCAGGCAACGGCGACGTTGTCAGTGCGTTGCGCTGGTATGAGAAGACCCGCCGGCGCAAGGTGATGGCCGTGTCCCGGGTGGCATCGCTGCCCGTCTCGCACGGTGAGGTCGTCCTGCGACCGGCGGCGTTGATTCCCGACCGGCTGCAGGCTCGCGCGCTGACGATGTTTCTGCGTTGGACGAGTCACCGCCGGATGTCGGGGGAGATCAGCCGAGAAGTGGGGGCAGCGACGGCCGGTCGATCCAGTCCATGA
- a CDS encoding anti-sigma factor family protein: MKTPLRGLGPPDDPYVMWDAAYVLGSLSAVERREFEAHLAHCPACREAVADLSGVPALLSQLGRHEVAAIVESGPGSVTQELSPQLLPSLLAKVSWRRRRTRIVTWVASSAAAVVLAVGVFVGVQGYLSSPAPQVAASSAPMAQVGTTLLASTVQLSSEHWGTSINLRCVCLAPLNAHHDTLAMVVVGRDGSQTRLATWVAIPGHTATPAGSISTPVEQIAAVQVVAADSGQVLLQRSL; this comes from the coding sequence ATGAAGACGCCGCTGAGGGGCCTCGGCCCGCCGGACGACCCCTACGTGATGTGGGATGCCGCATACGTGTTGGGCTCGTTGTCGGCCGTCGAGCGCCGCGAATTCGAAGCGCATCTGGCGCACTGCCCGGCCTGCCGGGAGGCCGTCGCCGACCTGAGTGGCGTGCCGGCCCTGCTGTCGCAGCTCGGCCGGCACGAGGTGGCCGCGATCGTCGAGTCCGGCCCCGGATCGGTGACGCAAGAGCTGTCGCCGCAGCTGTTGCCGTCGTTGCTGGCCAAGGTCAGCTGGCGTCGTCGCCGCACCCGGATAGTGACCTGGGTGGCCTCGTCGGCCGCCGCGGTGGTGCTCGCCGTCGGCGTGTTCGTCGGCGTGCAGGGGTACTTGTCGTCCCCGGCGCCGCAGGTGGCCGCGTCGTCGGCGCCGATGGCGCAGGTGGGCACCACGCTGCTGGCCTCGACGGTGCAGCTGTCCAGCGAGCACTGGGGGACGTCCATCAACCTGCGGTGCGTGTGCCTGGCCCCGCTCAACGCGCACCACGACACGCTGGCGATGGTGGTGGTGGGCCGCGACGGCAGCCAGACCCGGCTGGCCACCTGGGTGGCCATACCCGGTCACACCGCGACGCCCGCGGGCAGCATCTCGACGCCGGTCGAGCAGATCGCCGCCGTGCAGGTGGTGGCCGCCGACAGCGGCCAGGTTCTGCTGCAGCGTTCGCTATAG